Sequence from the Tripterygium wilfordii isolate XIE 37 chromosome 10, ASM1340144v1, whole genome shotgun sequence genome:
TGATCTATTTCTTTTCCCTCCCCCTAGCTTTTGGAGTGTGCATTCTCTTTTTTTAGGCATGTCTGGAATCTTTATGGTTAAGATTGAAGGTTTTCAGGCAATTGTGTTAAGTTTCATGCTAAAACCATTTATGAAGAGggaagaagaagggaaaaaaaagagtggagGTGCTTAGGAAAGGGGTTCCCTGTTGGGAGCTTAAAATGAGAATGCAAACGAGAATGCACGGGATACTGAATGATGGTGGCAATGTCATGCCTGGGATATGTTTTGTCTTCTTTTAGAGTTTGTTTCAACTCCATAGAACTTAACACCTGATTTTGCATTGGGGAAGGGAGAAAACAAAGAAGAGGATGGGTGTTCGTGAACCAATATTTGCTTGTTCTTTGCATTAATGTGTTTTAATATTTCGTTATCATTGGCTTTTGTAGGATGAATACCCTGCAAATTTTCATGGTCATGAAGTGGGTGACGATCAATCTATTCCGGCTGAGGAATATCAGAAGGTAGTTCCATTTGACATTAAGATTAAATCTCAGTCCTGGAGTAGTTgtaaatgtttgtttgaattttaaagGGTGCTGTTTCACAGGATGAGCCAGAGAATGAAAGTCTTAAAGAGGTTGCTTTTCAAGACATACCAGAAGCAGAATTGGAGCAAAGTCAAAGAGAAATAGAACCTAAGGAGCAGCGGTACAATCCCCGAGGGAACTATCAAAATCAAAGAGGTGGCCGTGGTAGTGGGATGGGTGGACGTAGGGGTTATTCCAACGGCCGTGGAGGTCGTGGTGGCAGGGGAGTTGGAGGCTATCAGAATGGTCGAAACCAGTTTTATGATCAACCTGGAAACTATTATCCGAGAAACTACTATAACAATAGGGGAAGAGGCAGCAGCAGGGGTGGTGGGAACCCTTACAACAACAATGGCTCTGCAGCTCATGCAGGTCACAACACCAATCCCACTGATGTCGGAGTTGCTTCCTGATGTCATATTTTGTTAGGGGGGTCTTGTTGGGTGTCGTGTTATCAGCTCCCTTGGTGGGTGATGTAGTTCCTTCCTTGCATTCCATGAACCATTTTTTGAGTTGAGGATTGTTGTGGGTGAGTGCATCATCATTATTCAGGACACCCTCTTTTTTGTAGTTCAGATGCTTGATGTCTTTAATTAAAAGCTCGGAaatgggaagaagaaaaaagcttAGATACATTTGTTTGTGGGCGTGCCAAATACATATAAACCTTGCTGTTTGACTCTACCTTTTGCCTCTTACCATGATGTGATCTAGGCGATGCAAAAAGAGTACACCTTGAGTTTCCGATGCGAGCATGGAAACACTGGGAAGCGACACGAGAATAGAAGAAACAGAGAGGTGAAGAAAAGAATTAGGGAGGtgaagggaaagaaaagaataaaagctCACTTAGTTTTGaaagaacctttttttttctttttctttttctctttctctttttgtgATTTGTCATATATGACATGGATTTTAcacctcattttttattttcttaaaataaaaaccACGTCATATGGATTTTAACAATAATATGAAATTTAAAATGCAACCTAGAGGGGTTTGTTTAGTTCAATAAAAAAGTATAGGGGggttttttttcaatatttataTCTTCAATTAATATGTAGAAGTAGTTGACGTTTAAAAGGCCAGTAGACAGTCATTCTTTCTATACATATAGATgaaaacaaatttgaaaataagCTCGAAAAAGGGGAAAAGGAAGTGACAATGAGCACCACCTCctttaaagaagaaaattttactTCTTTTATCTTCCGCTTTTGAAGGAGGGAAAAAGTTAGAGAGGGTTTTACGTGAAGAATCTAGTCATTATTTTTTTGGCgtgcacacaaaaaaaaattactgtcAATACTATAGTTTGCAAGCAACACATGCtagacaaacacatgaaaatttCATACGCAGACTCGAGTTGAGTAGTAGTAGTCGACCatgaaaagtaaagaaaaagcCACTTCCactttgttttcttcctttctctccacgcccttcttttttttctttttcacagtTTTCATTCCCCTCTGTAAAGCTAAAATGttgtgaaaaaagaaaaattaaatgatCATACACAGCTGTAAAATGAATTTGGCAAGCAAAAAGAATTTGTATGATGACAAACAAAAAGAATTGATTCTGTAAATGGAACCCAGCTCATGACGCCATCAATAGTCCATTAAAACTAGAGCTGCGGACAGCACTTCTTAGCTTTCTAATTGCATGCATGTTTAGATGCAATTCTAGCATGACCTTCTTGTGTGCTGTAAGCCTGTAAGAATATTTCTATGCGTAAAAAAACATAAGATTGAGTGAGCAAGTAGTGATGAAATTTTGAGTGGATGTGGATCCATCAATTCTCAAACGAATCGAATCTTACCCCCCAGCTAGTCCCCAACTAATGTAGTACTTGTACTTCAATTCCACTCCCAACATCAACCTATATATAAAAACCCTCTACCATCACATCCTTCAACCATTCCAAAAATTCCCTATTGAAGCTTGTCTGCAACAAAGTAGAGAATGGAAGCTAAGTTGGCATATGAGCGTGGGAATGGATTCTCGCACAAAAGGGTATCGACATCTATGGTTGTCCTTGTGCATTCTTTGGATCTATGGAAGTCCTACATTGCTGCCTCCAAACTCAAAAATAAGCTGGTAAATCAAATCTATCCACTGTTGGCTGTTGTGATGATCATATCTGTTCTTTCTTCTAATGAATTGtcttacaactttcttttttggtGGTTCAGTTGGTGATTGAATTCACTGCTACATGGTGCGGACCATGCCGATACTTGGAACCAGCTATGACTGAGTTTGCTGCTAAATATAGCACTGATGTTGATTTTATCAAGATTGACGTCGACGACTTGCCGGTAATACCCCAGCAAACGACTAGTGACTGATCTgactttgttttttcattttcaatctCTCTCACTGATCATTTAAGTGAATGAAACAGGTCGTGGCGCAGCAATTCGAAGCAAGTGTACTCCCGGCAGTTGTACTGGTTAAAGATGCCAAAGAAGTTGATCGCGTTGAGGGGGTCAAGAAAGATGAACTGCAGAAGAAGATTGAGAAACACAGGAAATGATAGCAGCAATACAGCAATACAGCAATCCAGTACCTAAACCAATGTTTATTTAACCAAAATAAGACTAGTTCTGCACTTTCTTCGTGCTGTGTTCTTCCATATTTGATAATAAAATTTTACTGAAGTTTCTGCAAAACACGTCAGACATTTCTTCTACTTCAACAGATAACAAAATTCACTCGAAAGTAAAATCATGAGATATAGGATAAAACTTTTCGATACTTTTATTCATAAGGAGTAGAATTACaatgtaaaattaaaattagaaaaatcaTAAAGAAGGATAAGAAATTAAGTTAGTAGCTACCACTgcttcaaacttttttttcatCCTAAGCAAAACCTATTTACTTTCTGTCTCTGGATAACTGTGTTAATGAATGTTCGCCCCTAGAGCTGTCTGTAGATGAGATTTCTGCAATGCAGTAAGCCTTGATGGAAACACAACATCGAATATAATTCTAAGGTTTCCTTTCTTGCTGGGTTCTTTAGAGATGGGCATTCCTTCATTTGCGGCGACCACCACATGACCGG
This genomic interval carries:
- the LOC120006799 gene encoding thioredoxin H8-like, with protein sequence MEAKLAYERGNGFSHKRVSTSMVVLVHSLDLWKSYIAASKLKNKLLVIEFTATWCGPCRYLEPAMTEFAAKYSTDVDFIKIDVDDLPVVAQQFEASVLPAVVLVKDAKEVDRVEGVKKDELQKKIEKHRK